From a region of the Janthinobacterium sp. 61 genome:
- a CDS encoding type I secretion system permease/ATPase, whose protein sequence is MTNKISHAKTELASVLQGFKSTFITVGVFSAISNLLMLVPSLYMLQVYDRVLGSRNEITLLMLTLLMLGAYLFVAGLELVRSFILVRVGAMFDMQLNKRVYTAAFEQNLKQTGANAGQSLSDLTSVRQFLTGNALFAFFDAPWFPVYLIVIFFFEPQLGVFALCGTAVLVVLAYVNERVTKDPLKAANSMAIEAGTLATNNLRNAEVIESMGMLPNLMGRWYKLHSKFLKLQAEASEKASKIQAATKFVQTSLQSLVLGFGALLVLENKITAGMMIAASILVGRALAPVQQVIGVWKSFSSTRSAYDRLTSLLSDNPARDAGMPLPKPSGALSVEGVTAAPPGTRNAVIRNINFAIVPGDVLGVIGASGSGKSTLARLLVGVWPAAIGKVRLDGADIYQWNKAELGPNMGYLPQDIELFGGTVSENIARFGDIDPEKVVLAAKRAGVHDMILHLPEGYDTRLGDGGAGLSGGQKQRLGLARAMYGDPSVIVLDEPNSNLDEVGEQALVKAIADLRARGKTIIMITHRTNIISATTKLLLLREGEVQMFGPTDKVLAALTEQAQKVALAQQEAAHRHAAQLAAAQAAAQVTTEQDQ, encoded by the coding sequence ATGACCAATAAAATTTCCCACGCCAAGACCGAACTCGCGAGTGTGCTGCAGGGTTTCAAGAGCACTTTCATCACGGTCGGCGTCTTCAGTGCCATCAGCAACCTGCTGATGCTTGTTCCGTCGCTGTACATGCTGCAGGTCTATGACCGCGTGCTGGGCAGCCGCAACGAAATCACCCTGCTGATGCTCACCCTGCTGATGCTGGGGGCGTATCTGTTTGTGGCCGGCCTGGAGCTGGTGCGCAGCTTCATCCTGGTGCGCGTCGGTGCCATGTTCGACATGCAGCTCAACAAGCGCGTCTACACGGCGGCCTTCGAGCAGAATTTGAAGCAGACAGGCGCCAATGCCGGCCAGTCGCTGTCGGACCTGACCAGCGTGCGCCAGTTCCTGACTGGCAACGCCCTGTTCGCCTTCTTCGATGCGCCCTGGTTCCCCGTCTACCTGATCGTTATTTTCTTCTTTGAACCCCAGCTGGGTGTCTTCGCCCTGTGTGGCACGGCGGTCCTGGTGGTGCTGGCCTATGTTAACGAACGCGTCACCAAGGACCCGCTCAAGGCTGCAAACAGCATGGCGATCGAGGCCGGCACCCTGGCCACCAACAACTTGCGCAACGCCGAAGTGATCGAGTCGATGGGCATGCTGCCCAATTTGATGGGGCGCTGGTACAAGCTGCACTCAAAATTCCTGAAGTTGCAGGCCGAGGCCAGCGAGAAGGCCAGCAAGATCCAGGCGGCCACCAAATTCGTGCAGACTTCCTTGCAGTCGCTGGTGCTGGGCTTCGGCGCGCTACTGGTGCTTGAAAATAAAATTACGGCCGGCATGATGATTGCCGCCTCCATCCTGGTGGGGCGCGCGCTGGCACCGGTGCAGCAAGTGATCGGCGTGTGGAAGAGCTTCAGCAGCACCCGCAGCGCCTATGATCGCCTGACCAGCCTGCTGAGCGACAACCCTGCACGCGATGCTGGCATGCCCTTGCCCAAGCCGAGCGGCGCCCTGAGCGTGGAAGGCGTGACTGCCGCGCCGCCAGGCACCCGCAATGCAGTGATCCGGAATATTAACTTTGCGATCGTGCCGGGCGACGTGCTGGGCGTCATCGGCGCCAGCGGCTCGGGCAAGTCGACACTGGCGCGTCTGCTGGTGGGCGTGTGGCCGGCGGCAATAGGCAAGGTGCGTCTCGATGGCGCCGATATCTATCAGTGGAACAAGGCCGAACTGGGCCCTAACATGGGCTATCTGCCGCAGGATATTGAATTGTTCGGTGGCACGGTGAGCGAAAATATCGCCCGCTTCGGCGACATCGATCCTGAAAAAGTGGTGCTCGCGGCCAAGCGCGCCGGCGTGCACGACATGATTTTGCACCTGCCGGAAGGGTATGACACCCGTTTGGGCGACGGCGGCGCCGGCCTGTCCGGCGGGCAGAAGCAGCGTTTGGGACTGGCGCGCGCGATGTATGGCGATCCGTCCGTGATTGTGCTCGACGAGCCCAACTCGAATCTGGATGAAGTGGGCGAACAAGCCCTGGTGAAAGCCATTGCCGACCTGCGGGCCCGCGGCAAGACCATCATCATGATTACCCACCGTACCAACATCATCAGCGCCACTACCAAGCTGTTGCTGTTGCGTGAAGGCGAGGTGCAGATGTTCGGCCCTACCGACAAGGTGCTGGCGGCATTGACGGAGCAGGCGCAGAAGGTGGCGCTGGCGCAGCAGGAGGCGGCCCATCGGCATGCGGCGCAACTGGCTGCCGCGCAGGCGGCGGCACAAGTAACGACGGAACAGGATCAATAA
- a CDS encoding DUF4214 domain-containing protein: MATYTDAIQKLYVAYFNRPADAAGLAYWEGVVTAANGSTAAVSAAFAASTEYQTEYAQVNTSGVISQIYANLFGHAPDAPGLAYWVKAVGDKVFTIDQAVTKIAAGAQGTDKVAYDSKVLVATSFTAALDTDAEKAGYNGADANKAAKDFLATIKTAEDATAAIVPAALDAKVAAVVKAGVPFTVPGALTALTNAGEALATFLAAADGDNNAKTSLTEAQVKALETTADTGPGGVGSIVGGVYNAPGQTAGVKAAALADKIDSNAKALADAQKAITTANTAVAKDAVLATYVAKAEVTAAADTAAHKATVAAQASLAGVVASYIVNNSAITVNADGTVATLIKVDADSKKLVLETGVTETTNPGITAVLNASIAKEAADKAEGTTNKAALAAQADVNRSDFDANVSGTKLVDVGAAMTIVKIVAGEYPTAAQINAEILGLAAAKVAADAVVTAAGAAVTPAQTQAAADAATAVTAFNTKLAAFDTADTVNPLADALAGAKADAADVVADIKALTEAVAKLDAAHAVVKEMDGLKAAIAAAEQNFADHGLAKPVTLTSFDVATSAADIFVAGDVNSTVVGLDDKDMLFVGSDYVLNAGKPAAGNNAVLEIFLAQSGANTVVTVEKAAYGSESGDTITITLVGVNATDVHFANGIVTV; this comes from the coding sequence ATGGCAACTTATACCGATGCAATCCAAAAGCTGTACGTCGCTTACTTCAACCGTCCTGCTGATGCAGCTGGCCTGGCTTACTGGGAAGGCGTAGTTACTGCAGCCAATGGCAGCACCGCAGCCGTTTCCGCCGCATTCGCAGCATCGACCGAATACCAGACCGAATACGCTCAAGTGAACACCTCCGGCGTGATCTCGCAGATCTACGCTAACCTGTTTGGCCACGCTCCTGATGCGCCTGGTCTGGCATACTGGGTCAAAGCAGTTGGCGACAAGGTATTCACCATCGACCAAGCTGTGACCAAAATCGCTGCCGGCGCCCAAGGCACCGATAAAGTTGCTTACGACAGCAAAGTACTGGTCGCTACCAGCTTCACCGCAGCACTGGACACCGATGCTGAAAAAGCTGGCTACAACGGCGCGGATGCAAACAAAGCTGCCAAAGATTTCCTGGCAACCATCAAGACCGCTGAAGATGCAACCGCAGCAATCGTACCAGCTGCCCTGGACGCAAAAGTTGCCGCTGTTGTTAAGGCTGGCGTTCCATTCACGGTGCCTGGCGCGCTGACCGCGCTGACCAATGCAGGCGAAGCCCTGGCTACGTTCCTGGCAGCTGCTGACGGCGACAACAATGCGAAGACCAGCTTGACCGAAGCGCAAGTGAAAGCTCTTGAAACCACTGCTGACACTGGCCCCGGTGGCGTTGGCTCGATCGTAGGCGGTGTTTACAATGCACCTGGCCAAACGGCTGGCGTCAAGGCAGCTGCGTTGGCAGATAAAATTGATTCGAATGCAAAAGCTCTGGCTGACGCGCAGAAAGCAATCACTACCGCCAATACTGCAGTTGCTAAAGATGCAGTTTTGGCTACGTATGTTGCAAAAGCGGAAGTTACTGCCGCTGCTGACACTGCTGCACACAAGGCAACGGTTGCTGCCCAAGCATCCCTGGCAGGTGTTGTAGCATCGTACATTGTAAACAACAGCGCAATTACTGTTAATGCTGACGGTACGGTTGCTACCCTGATCAAGGTTGATGCAGATTCCAAGAAGCTGGTACTGGAAACCGGCGTTACTGAAACGACCAATCCAGGCATCACCGCTGTCCTGAATGCCAGCATCGCCAAAGAAGCTGCTGACAAGGCGGAAGGCACGACCAATAAAGCAGCACTGGCCGCCCAAGCGGACGTCAATCGTTCGGATTTCGATGCTAATGTTTCCGGTACTAAATTGGTAGACGTCGGTGCAGCTATGACCATCGTCAAAATCGTTGCTGGTGAGTATCCAACTGCAGCGCAGATCAATGCTGAAATCCTCGGCCTGGCCGCTGCAAAAGTAGCTGCTGATGCAGTTGTTACGGCTGCTGGTGCCGCAGTTACTCCAGCCCAGACCCAGGCTGCTGCTGATGCCGCTACCGCGGTGACTGCTTTCAACACCAAGCTTGCCGCGTTTGACACTGCCGATACCGTCAATCCATTGGCTGATGCGTTGGCCGGTGCTAAAGCGGATGCTGCCGACGTTGTTGCTGATATCAAAGCGCTGACGGAAGCCGTGGCGAAACTGGATGCCGCACACGCGGTGGTTAAAGAAATGGACGGCCTGAAAGCTGCTATCGCTGCTGCTGAGCAAAACTTCGCTGATCATGGCTTGGCTAAGCCAGTTACCCTGACGAGCTTTGACGTGGCCACTTCGGCTGCCGACATTTTTGTCGCAGGTGACGTGAACAGCACCGTTGTTGGTCTGGATGATAAAGACATGCTGTTCGTCGGTAGCGACTACGTGCTGAACGCTGGCAAGCCAGCTGCTGGTAACAATGCAGTGCTGGAAATCTTCCTGGCACAAAGCGGTGCCAACACCGTCGTAACGGTGGAAAAAGCAGCTTACGGTTCGGAATCGGGCGACACCATCACCATCACCCTGGTGGGCGTGAACGCAACCGACGTGCACTTCGCAAACGGCATCGTCACTGTATAA